The following are encoded together in the Bradyrhizobium genosp. L genome:
- a CDS encoding alpha/beta hydrolase has protein sequence MTLVSIPANPVPEDVVSGTIKTPDGAELRFARWAPPPGRKGTVCVFAGRGEMIEKYFETVRDLRDRGFAVAMIDWRGQGHSSRRLRDPRKGYVRSFADYEIDVETFVQQVVLPDCPPPYFALAHSMGGAVLLRVAHAGKRWFDRMVLSAPMIDLPRRRVSFFPSALLRIMRLTGQGGNYVPGGSDELVGTAPFIGNPVTSDPVRHARNAAILEEDSTLGIAAPTIAWADTAFAAMRTFRGMSYPSDIRQPILMLAASNDEVVSTAAIEEFAYHLRAGSHLVIAGAKHEILQEQDRYRAQFWAAFDAFVPGTPLFK, from the coding sequence ATGACGCTCGTCTCGATTCCCGCCAATCCGGTTCCGGAGGACGTCGTCAGCGGCACGATCAAGACTCCCGACGGCGCCGAGCTGCGCTTCGCGCGCTGGGCGCCGCCGCCCGGCCGCAAGGGCACGGTCTGCGTGTTCGCCGGGCGCGGCGAGATGATCGAGAAGTATTTCGAGACGGTGCGCGATCTGCGCGACCGCGGCTTTGCGGTGGCGATGATCGACTGGCGCGGGCAGGGCCACTCGTCGCGGCGGCTGCGCGATCCGCGCAAGGGCTATGTGCGCAGCTTCGCCGACTACGAGATCGACGTCGAGACCTTCGTGCAGCAGGTGGTGCTGCCCGATTGTCCGCCGCCCTATTTCGCGCTGGCGCATTCGATGGGCGGCGCGGTGCTGTTGCGCGTCGCGCATGCCGGCAAGCGCTGGTTCGACCGCATGGTGCTGTCGGCGCCGATGATCGACCTGCCGCGCCGCCGCGTATCGTTCTTTCCGAGCGCGCTGCTGCGGATCATGCGGCTGACCGGGCAGGGCGGCAACTACGTCCCCGGCGGCAGTGACGAGCTGGTCGGCACGGCGCCCTTCATCGGCAATCCAGTCACCAGCGATCCGGTGCGCCACGCCCGCAATGCCGCGATCCTCGAGGAAGATTCCACGCTCGGCATCGCCGCGCCGACGATTGCCTGGGCCGACACTGCGTTCGCGGCGATGCGCACCTTCCGCGGCATGTCGTACCCGTCCGACATCCGCCAGCCGATCCTGATGCTGGCGGCGAGCAATGACGAGGTGGTGTCGACCGCGGCGATCGAAGAATTCGCCTATCATCTACGCGCCGGCTCGCATCTCGTGATCGCCGGCGCCAAGCACGAGATCCTGCAGGAGCAGGACCGCTATCGCGCGCAGTTTTGGGCGGCGTTCGACGCCTTCGTGCCGGGCACGCCGCTGTTCAAGTAG
- a CDS encoding KpsF/GutQ family sugar-phosphate isomerase: MAKPKPLMTKSSGRDDGAVQSALRTLDAEASGIAALSAALKSDLATSFAAAAELIRKLKGRVIVTGLGKSGHIGRKIAATFASTGTPAFFVHSAEASHGDLGMITSDDAIFALSWSGEQAEMRNLIAYAARFSIPLIAMTADKDSTLSKAADVQLTLPKAREACPHNLAPTTSTLMMLALGDALAIALLEGRGFTSTDFSVLHPGGKLGALLKTTGDLMHSGDAVPLKPLGTKMSDALVEMTSKGFGCVGIVDDRGHIVGIVTDGDLRRQMRPELLTLSVDEVMTKTPKTISRDMLAGEALELLNASKITTLIVTDAKKPVGIIHLHDLLRAGVA; this comes from the coding sequence ATGGCCAAACCGAAACCGCTGATGACCAAATCATCCGGCCGCGACGACGGCGCTGTTCAATCGGCGCTCCGCACCCTCGATGCCGAAGCCAGCGGCATCGCCGCGCTGTCCGCTGCGCTCAAATCCGACCTTGCGACCTCGTTTGCGGCGGCCGCCGAGCTGATCCGCAAGCTGAAAGGGCGCGTGATCGTCACCGGGCTCGGCAAGTCGGGCCATATCGGCCGCAAGATCGCCGCGACCTTCGCCTCGACCGGGACGCCGGCGTTCTTCGTGCACTCCGCCGAAGCCAGCCATGGCGATCTCGGCATGATCACGTCAGATGATGCGATCTTCGCGCTGTCGTGGTCCGGCGAGCAGGCGGAGATGCGCAACCTGATCGCCTATGCGGCACGCTTCAGCATTCCCCTGATCGCGATGACCGCCGACAAGGATTCGACGCTGAGCAAGGCCGCCGACGTGCAGCTGACCTTGCCGAAGGCGCGCGAGGCCTGCCCGCATAATCTCGCGCCGACCACCTCGACGCTGATGATGCTGGCGCTCGGCGATGCGCTGGCGATCGCGCTGCTCGAGGGCCGCGGCTTCACCTCGACCGATTTCAGCGTGCTGCATCCGGGCGGCAAGCTCGGCGCGCTGCTGAAAACCACCGGCGACCTCATGCATTCCGGTGACGCGGTGCCCTTGAAGCCGCTCGGCACCAAAATGTCGGATGCGCTGGTCGAGATGACTTCGAAGGGATTTGGCTGTGTCGGCATCGTCGATGACCGCGGCCATATCGTGGGCATCGTCACCGACGGCGATCTGCGCCGGCAGATGCGCCCCGAGCTGCTCACGCTCTCGGTCGACGAGGTCATGACCAAGACGCCGAAGACGATCAGCCGCGACATGCTCGCCGGCGAAGCACTGGAACTGCTCAACGCATCGAAGATCACGACGCTGATCGTAACAGACGCGAAGAAGCCAGTCGGGATCATCCATCTGCACGATCTGCTGCGCGCCGGCGTGGCGTAA
- a CDS encoding outer membrane beta-barrel protein — translation MLIAASDTAGAQTVTPDLFSPNRQSQIINPDSPLRRTTADALDPLTGTRLPDPDRDRRGSSSTSTSTTQIGQIPTYGLPAANGASTSGYDSLNRKRLKLKYYPGQAKPKPPPGPGSPVPAPPPLNAAGQLRLSIPPSETASKPPVPPAMAGNITGQPPRRRLKIDDDPFGAVGDYAGSFMVKTAVEVMAGYDTNPGRLNQPQGRAFYMVAPEFLAVSDWERHSVVADLRGSFTGYNSPLTPNADGTPLSAPLDVDRPSFNGHIDGRLDVSRDTHLTGEVRLLVATDNPGSPNIQTGLDKYPIYTTVGGTFGFDQNFNRLQVSGGATIDRTDYQWSKLTDGTMSSNDDRNFTQYGGVARVSYELTPAVKPFVEVQGDSRVHDLTLDRNGYARDSAGGYAKAGSSFEFTRLLFGEVSVGYAMRDYADTRLGRLEGLLTTASLTWTATPLTTAKFYSDTQLGETTLPGTSGVLSRTYTVEVDHDFRRWLSAVGKFTYGTLEYKGDSRNDTIYSVSTDIIYKMTRSLWIKGTIRRDWLDSNQPLNNSASTVVMLGVRVQN, via the coding sequence TTGTTGATCGCGGCCTCGGATACCGCCGGCGCCCAGACCGTGACGCCGGATCTGTTCAGCCCGAACCGGCAGAGCCAGATCATCAATCCCGATTCGCCGCTGCGCCGGACCACTGCCGACGCGCTCGATCCGTTGACCGGAACGAGGCTGCCGGACCCGGATCGCGACCGGCGCGGCTCGTCATCCACTTCGACGTCCACGACGCAGATCGGGCAGATCCCGACCTATGGGCTGCCGGCCGCCAACGGCGCCTCCACCTCCGGCTACGACTCGCTCAACCGCAAGCGCCTGAAGCTGAAATATTATCCCGGCCAGGCCAAGCCGAAGCCGCCGCCGGGGCCCGGCTCGCCGGTGCCCGCACCGCCGCCGCTGAACGCGGCCGGCCAGCTGCGGCTGTCGATCCCGCCCTCGGAGACCGCGAGCAAGCCGCCGGTGCCGCCGGCGATGGCCGGCAACATCACGGGCCAGCCGCCGCGCAGGCGGTTGAAGATCGACGACGATCCGTTCGGCGCGGTCGGCGATTACGCGGGCTCGTTCATGGTCAAGACCGCTGTCGAGGTGATGGCCGGTTACGACACCAATCCGGGGCGGCTGAACCAGCCGCAGGGCCGGGCCTTCTACATGGTCGCGCCGGAATTCCTCGCCGTGTCGGACTGGGAACGTCACTCGGTCGTCGCCGATCTGCGCGGCTCCTTCACCGGCTACAATTCCCCCCTGACGCCGAACGCCGACGGCACGCCGCTGTCGGCGCCGCTCGACGTCGACCGGCCGAGCTTCAACGGCCATATCGACGGCCGGCTCGACGTCTCAAGGGACACCCACCTCACCGGCGAGGTGCGCCTGCTGGTCGCGACCGACAATCCCGGCAGCCCGAACATCCAGACCGGCCTCGACAAATATCCGATCTACACCACGGTCGGCGGCACCTTCGGCTTCGACCAGAATTTCAACCGCCTGCAAGTCTCCGGCGGCGCCACCATCGACCGCACCGACTATCAATGGTCGAAGCTCACCGACGGCACCATGTCGTCGAACGACGACCGCAACTTCACCCAGTATGGCGGCGTCGCCCGCGTCAGCTACGAGCTGACACCGGCGGTGAAGCCGTTCGTCGAGGTGCAGGGCGACAGCCGCGTCCACGATCTCACTCTCGACCGCAACGGCTATGCGCGCGATTCGGCCGGCGGCTACGCCAAGGCCGGCAGCTCCTTCGAGTTCACGCGGCTGTTGTTCGGCGAGGTCTCGGTCGGCTACGCCATGCGCGACTATGCCGACACGCGGCTCGGCCGCCTCGAGGGCCTGCTCACCACGGCCTCGCTGACCTGGACCGCGACGCCGCTGACGACGGCGAAATTCTATTCCGACACCCAGCTCGGCGAAACCACGCTGCCCGGCACCTCGGGCGTGCTGTCGCGCACCTATACCGTCGAGGTCGATCACGACTTCCGCCGCTGGCTGAGCGCGGTCGGCAAGTTCACCTACGGCACCCTCGAATACAAGGGCGACAGCCGCAACGACACCATCTACTCGGTGTCGACAGACATCATCTACAAGATGACCCGCAGCCTCTGGATCAAGGGCACCATCCGCCGCGACTGGCTGGACTCCAACCAGCCGCTGAACAACTCGGCGTCGACGGTGGTGATGCTGGGGGTGAGGGTGCAGAATTGA
- a CDS encoding Hsp20 family protein, with protein MRSYDLTPFYRSTVGFDRLFNLLDQVTSDGSPGYPPYNIERTGENAYRISVAVSGFSQAELSIVAKENTLTIKGEKGANENSGDKAEVLYRGIASRAFERVFQLADFVQVKNASLENGLLHVDLVREIPEAKKPRSIPISGGEKAPQVVDASKVAA; from the coding sequence ATGCGTAGCTACGACCTCACTCCGTTCTATCGTTCCACCGTCGGCTTCGACCGCCTCTTCAACCTGCTCGACCAGGTGACCTCGGACGGCAGCCCCGGCTATCCCCCCTACAACATCGAGCGCACCGGCGAGAACGCGTACCGGATCAGCGTTGCGGTCTCCGGCTTCTCGCAGGCCGAGCTTTCGATCGTCGCGAAGGAGAACACGCTGACGATCAAGGGCGAGAAGGGTGCCAACGAGAACTCCGGCGACAAGGCCGAGGTGCTCTATCGCGGCATCGCCTCGCGCGCCTTCGAGCGCGTCTTCCAGCTTGCCGACTTCGTGCAGGTGAAGAACGCCTCGCTCGAGAACGGCCTGCTCCATGTCGATCTCGTCCGCGAGATTCCCGAGGCCAAGAAGCCTCGCAGCATTCCGATCTCCGGCGGCGAGAAGGCTCCGCAGGTCGTCGACGCCAGCAAGGTCGCGGCCTAA
- a CDS encoding glutamate synthase subunit beta — MGKITGFLEIERHDRKYEPVADRLKNFDEFVIPLSEKDTRDQAARCMNCGIPYCHGTGSAEPGTPGCPVNNQIPDFNDLVYQNNWEEAARNLHSTNNFPEFTGRICPAPCEASCTLNIDDNPVTIKTIECAIVDRAWDEGWLKPEIALQKTGKKVAVVGSGPAGMACAQQLARAGHDVHLFEKYAKAGGLLRYGIPDFKMEKGVIDRRVTQMEAEGVTFHYGKAIGGNTTGAIDPQELAKQYDAVALTGGAEAPRDLPIPGRDLQGIHFAMDFLPQQNRRVSGEPLNGVTDILAGGKHVVVIGGGDTGSDCIGTSFRQGAKSVTQLEIMTAPPERENKALTWPNWPLKMRTSSSQAEGAAREFAVLTQKFEGVDGKVTKLHCIKVDDKFKPLPGTEFTLDAELVLLAMGFVHPVHDGLLKTLGVDLDQRGNVRANLQDYQTSKAKVFAAGDMRRGQSLVVWAIREGRLCARAIDTFLMGKTDLPR, encoded by the coding sequence ATGGGCAAGATCACAGGTTTTCTCGAGATCGAGCGGCACGACCGCAAGTACGAGCCGGTTGCCGACCGGCTGAAGAACTTCGACGAGTTCGTGATTCCGCTGAGCGAGAAAGATACCCGCGACCAGGCAGCGCGCTGCATGAATTGCGGCATCCCCTATTGCCACGGCACCGGCTCGGCCGAGCCGGGCACGCCGGGCTGCCCGGTCAACAACCAGATCCCCGACTTCAACGACCTCGTCTACCAGAACAATTGGGAAGAGGCCGCGCGCAACCTGCACTCGACCAACAACTTCCCGGAGTTCACCGGGCGGATCTGCCCGGCGCCGTGCGAGGCGTCCTGTACGCTCAACATCGACGACAACCCGGTCACCATCAAGACCATCGAATGCGCGATCGTCGACCGCGCCTGGGACGAAGGCTGGCTGAAGCCGGAGATCGCGCTCCAGAAAACCGGCAAGAAGGTCGCCGTTGTCGGCTCCGGCCCGGCCGGCATGGCATGCGCGCAGCAGCTCGCGCGTGCCGGCCATGACGTGCATCTGTTTGAGAAGTACGCCAAGGCCGGCGGCCTGCTGCGCTACGGCATTCCCGACTTCAAGATGGAGAAGGGCGTCATCGACCGCCGCGTGACGCAGATGGAAGCCGAGGGCGTCACCTTCCACTACGGCAAGGCGATCGGCGGCAACACGACGGGTGCGATCGACCCGCAGGAACTGGCAAAACAGTACGACGCCGTGGCGCTGACCGGCGGCGCGGAAGCCCCGCGCGACCTGCCGATCCCCGGCCGCGATCTCCAGGGCATCCATTTCGCGATGGACTTCCTGCCGCAGCAGAACCGCCGCGTCTCCGGCGAGCCGCTGAACGGCGTGACCGACATCCTCGCCGGCGGCAAACATGTCGTCGTGATCGGTGGCGGCGACACCGGCTCGGACTGCATCGGCACCTCGTTCCGCCAGGGCGCCAAGTCCGTGACCCAGCTCGAGATCATGACGGCGCCGCCCGAGCGCGAGAACAAGGCCCTGACCTGGCCGAACTGGCCGCTGAAGATGCGGACCTCGTCGAGCCAGGCCGAAGGCGCGGCGCGCGAATTCGCCGTGCTGACCCAGAAATTCGAGGGCGTCGACGGCAAGGTCACCAAGCTGCATTGCATCAAGGTCGACGACAAGTTCAAGCCTCTGCCCGGCACCGAGTTCACACTCGACGCCGAGCTCGTGCTGCTGGCGATGGGCTTTGTGCACCCCGTGCACGACGGCCTGCTCAAGACCCTGGGCGTCGATCTCGACCAGCGCGGCAACGTCCGCGCCAATTTGCAGGACTACCAGACCTCAAAGGCCAAGGTCTTCGCCGCCGGCGACATGCGCCGCGGCCAGTCGCTGGTGGTGTGGGCGATCCGCGAAGGCCGGCTCTGCGCCCGCGCGATCGATACGTTTTTGATGGGGAAGACGGATTTGCCGCGGTAA
- the gltB gene encoding glutamate synthase large subunit, protein MSGSEFERETIVTETLSATADSKAADSAYGPHALELHTWRPKAEGLYDPSLEKDSCGVGFIANIKGKKSHQIVSDALNILCNLEHRGAVGADPRAGDGAGILVQIPHAFFARKTAELGFKLPAPGEYAIGALFMPRDAAWRNVIKSIIAEEIKNEGFKLLGWRDVPSDNSSLGVTVKPTEPYHMQVFIGRNGAAKTEDDFERRLYILRKSISQAIYQRRDRGMAGYYPCSLSCRTVIYKGMFLADQLGKYYPDLHEADFDSALALVHQRFSTNTFPTWSLAHPYRMIAHNGEINTLRGNVNWMAARQASVHSEAYGKDINRLWPISYEGQSDTACFDNALEFLVQGGYSLPHAVMMMIPEAWAGNPLMDEQRRAFYEYHAALMEPWDGPAAIAFTDGRKIGATLDRNGLRPARYLVTSDDRIVMASEMGVLKIPEEQIVTKWRLQPGKMLLVDLEQGRLIPDDEIKADLAKSHPYSDWLHRTQIQLEELPDAPAKGVRSNLPLLDRQQAFGYSQEDVTILMTPMAATGEEAAGSMGNDTPISALSDKPKQLFTYFKQNFAQVTNPPIDPIREEIVMSLVSIIGPRPNLFDLQGVASTKRLEVRQPILTDADLEKIRSISDVAETHFKSRTLDTTFHAGFGAAGMEQVLDELCARAEGAVREGINIIILSDRMTGTDRIPIPSLLACAAVHHHLIRTGLRTSVGLVVESGEPREVHHFACLAGYGAEAINPYLAFETILSMKDRLPGGLSDYEIVKRYIKSIGKGLLKVMSKMGISTYQSYCGAQIFDAVGLKADFVAKYFAGTHTRIEGVGLAEIAEETVRRHNDAFGDVQIFKSALDVGGEYAYRTRGEDHAWTAESVSMLQHAARGNSLERYRAFAKILNEQSERLLTLRGLFRIKSAEDDKRKPVKLEQVEPAKDIVKRFATGAMSFGSISREAHTTLAIAMNRIGGKSNTGEGGEEADRFKPLPNGDNMRSAIKQVASGRFGVTTEYLVNSDMMQIKMAQGAKPGEGGQLPGHKVDATIAKVRHSTPGVGLISPPPHHDIYSIEDLAQLIYDLKNVNPDGQVSVKLVSEVGVGTVAAGVAKARADHVTIAGFEGGTGASPLTSIKHAGSPWEIGLAETHQTLVRQQLRSRIAVQVDGGFRTGRDVVIGALLGADEFGFATAPLIAAGCIMMRKCHLNTCPVGVATQDPVLRKRFTGQPEHVINYFFFVAEEVREIMAQLGYKTFNEMVGQVQMLDQTALVSHWKAKGLDFSKLFVKQKEEKGQTIFHSQRQNHYLEAVLDRRLIEKAQSALDRGAPVKIEEEINNTDRSAGAMLSGTVAKIYGHEGLPLDTIHVSLKGTAGQAFGAWLAKGVTFELEGEGNDYVGKGLSGGRIIVKPPRISGIVPEESIIVGNTVMYGAIEGECYFRGIAGERFAVRNSGAVAVVEGAGDHCCEYMTGGIVVVLGKTGRNFAAGMSGGIAYVLDEAGDFAKLCNLAMVELEPVLSEEMINEGTYHHSGDLESHGRVDVFQNLLDSDVERLHVLITRHAKLTGSKKAADILADWKAWAPKFRKVMPVEYRRALKEMKANADAEPKIAIGA, encoded by the coding sequence ATGAGCGGGTCGGAATTCGAGCGCGAAACCATCGTGACAGAAACGCTGTCGGCGACCGCGGACTCGAAAGCCGCCGATTCCGCCTATGGGCCGCACGCCCTTGAATTGCACACTTGGCGTCCCAAAGCCGAAGGCCTGTACGATCCGAGCCTGGAGAAGGACTCCTGCGGCGTCGGCTTCATCGCCAACATCAAGGGCAAGAAGTCGCATCAGATCGTCTCCGACGCGCTGAACATCCTCTGCAACCTCGAGCATCGCGGCGCCGTCGGCGCCGACCCGCGCGCCGGTGACGGCGCCGGCATCCTGGTGCAGATCCCGCACGCCTTCTTCGCGCGCAAGACCGCCGAGCTCGGCTTCAAGCTGCCGGCTCCCGGCGAATACGCCATCGGCGCGCTGTTCATGCCGCGCGATGCCGCCTGGCGGAACGTGATCAAGAGCATCATCGCCGAGGAGATCAAGAACGAGGGCTTCAAGCTGCTCGGCTGGCGCGATGTGCCTTCCGACAACTCTTCGCTCGGCGTCACGGTGAAGCCGACCGAGCCCTACCACATGCAGGTCTTCATCGGCCGCAACGGCGCCGCCAAGACCGAGGACGATTTCGAGCGCCGGCTCTACATCCTGCGCAAGTCGATCTCGCAGGCGATCTACCAGCGCCGCGACCGCGGCATGGCGGGCTACTATCCGTGCTCGCTGTCGTGCCGCACCGTGATCTACAAGGGCATGTTCCTCGCCGACCAGCTCGGCAAGTACTATCCCGACCTGCACGAAGCGGATTTCGACAGCGCACTGGCGTTGGTGCATCAGCGCTTCTCGACCAACACCTTCCCGACCTGGTCGCTGGCGCATCCCTACCGGATGATCGCGCACAACGGCGAGATCAACACGCTGCGCGGCAACGTCAACTGGATGGCGGCGCGGCAGGCGTCGGTGCATTCGGAAGCTTACGGCAAGGACATCAACCGTCTCTGGCCGATCTCCTACGAAGGCCAGAGCGATACCGCCTGCTTCGACAACGCGCTCGAATTCCTGGTGCAGGGCGGATATTCCCTTCCTCATGCCGTGATGATGATGATTCCGGAAGCGTGGGCCGGCAATCCGCTGATGGATGAGCAGCGCCGCGCCTTCTACGAATATCACGCCGCGCTGATGGAGCCGTGGGACGGCCCGGCCGCGATCGCCTTCACCGACGGCCGCAAGATCGGCGCCACGCTCGACCGCAACGGCCTGCGCCCGGCGCGCTACCTCGTCACCAGCGACGACCGCATCGTGATGGCGTCCGAGATGGGGGTGCTGAAGATTCCGGAAGAGCAGATCGTCACCAAGTGGCGGCTGCAGCCCGGCAAGATGCTGCTGGTCGACCTCGAGCAGGGCCGCCTCATTCCCGACGACGAGATCAAGGCCGACCTCGCCAAGAGCCATCCCTACAGCGACTGGCTGCATCGCACCCAGATCCAGCTCGAGGAGCTGCCGGATGCGCCGGCCAAGGGCGTGCGCTCCAACCTCCCGCTGCTCGATCGCCAGCAGGCATTCGGCTACAGCCAGGAAGACGTCACCATCCTGATGACGCCGATGGCGGCCACCGGCGAGGAAGCTGCCGGCTCGATGGGCAACGACACGCCGATCTCGGCGCTGTCGGACAAGCCGAAGCAGCTCTTCACATACTTCAAGCAGAACTTTGCGCAGGTGACGAACCCGCCGATCGACCCGATCCGCGAAGAAATCGTCATGAGCCTGGTCTCGATCATCGGGCCGCGGCCGAACCTGTTCGATCTGCAAGGCGTCGCCTCGACCAAGCGCCTGGAGGTGCGGCAGCCGATCCTGACCGATGCGGATCTGGAGAAGATCCGCTCGATCTCCGACGTCGCCGAGACCCATTTCAAGTCGCGCACGCTCGACACCACCTTCCACGCCGGCTTTGGCGCGGCGGGCATGGAGCAGGTGCTCGACGAGCTCTGCGCGCGCGCCGAGGGCGCGGTGCGCGAGGGCATCAACATCATCATCCTGTCCGACCGGATGACCGGCACCGACCGGATCCCGATCCCGTCGCTGCTCGCCTGCGCTGCCGTGCATCACCATTTGATCCGTACCGGCCTGCGCACCTCGGTCGGCCTGGTCGTCGAATCCGGCGAGCCGCGCGAAGTGCATCACTTCGCCTGCCTCGCCGGCTACGGCGCCGAAGCGATCAACCCCTATCTCGCCTTCGAGACCATCCTGTCGATGAAGGACAGGCTGCCGGGCGGGCTCAGCGACTACGAGATCGTCAAGCGCTACATCAAGTCGATCGGCAAGGGCCTGCTCAAGGTGATGTCCAAGATGGGCATCTCGACCTACCAGTCCTATTGCGGCGCGCAGATCTTCGACGCGGTCGGCCTCAAGGCGGACTTCGTCGCCAAGTATTTCGCCGGCACCCACACCCGGATCGAAGGCGTCGGCCTCGCCGAGATCGCCGAGGAGACGGTGCGGCGCCACAACGACGCCTTCGGCGACGTGCAGATCTTCAAGAGCGCGCTCGATGTCGGCGGCGAATATGCCTACCGTACCCGCGGCGAGGACCATGCCTGGACCGCGGAATCGGTCTCGATGCTGCAGCATGCCGCACGTGGCAATTCGCTGGAGCGTTATCGGGCCTTCGCCAAGATCCTTAACGAGCAGTCGGAGCGGCTGTTGACGCTGCGCGGCCTGTTCCGGATCAAGAGCGCCGAGGACGACAAGCGCAAGCCGGTCAAGCTCGAGCAGGTCGAGCCGGCCAAGGACATCGTCAAGCGCTTCGCGACCGGCGCGATGTCGTTCGGCTCGATCTCGCGCGAGGCCCACACCACGCTTGCGATCGCGATGAACCGGATCGGCGGCAAGTCCAACACCGGCGAAGGCGGCGAGGAAGCCGACCGCTTCAAGCCGCTGCCGAACGGCGACAACATGCGCTCGGCGATCAAGCAGGTCGCCTCGGGCCGCTTCGGCGTCACCACGGAGTATCTCGTCAACTCCGACATGATGCAGATCAAGATGGCGCAGGGTGCCAAGCCCGGCGAAGGCGGCCAGTTGCCCGGCCACAAGGTCGACGCCACCATTGCCAAGGTCCGGCACTCGACCCCGGGCGTCGGCCTGATCTCGCCGCCGCCGCATCACGACATCTACTCGATCGAAGACCTCGCGCAGCTGATCTACGACCTCAAGAACGTCAATCCGGACGGCCAGGTCTCGGTCAAGCTGGTGTCCGAAGTGGGCGTCGGCACGGTTGCCGCCGGCGTCGCCAAGGCGCGTGCCGACCATGTGACGATCGCGGGCTTCGAGGGCGGCACCGGCGCCTCGCCGCTGACCTCGATCAAGCATGCCGGCTCGCCATGGGAGATCGGGCTTGCCGAAACCCACCAGACGCTGGTGCGCCAGCAGTTGCGCAGCCGCATCGCGGTGCAGGTCGACGGCGGCTTCCGCACCGGCCGTGACGTCGTGATCGGCGCGCTGCTCGGCGCCGACGAGTTCGGCTTCGCCACCGCGCCGCTGATCGCGGCGGGCTGCATCATGATGCGCAAGTGCCACCTCAACACCTGCCCGGTCGGCGTCGCCACCCAGGATCCGGTGCTGCGCAAGCGCTTCACCGGCCAGCCCGAGCACGTCATCAACTACTTCTTCTTCGTCGCCGAGGAAGTCCGCGAGATCATGGCGCAGCTCGGCTACAAGACGTTCAACGAGATGGTCGGCCAGGTCCAGATGCTGGACCAGACCGCGCTGGTCTCGCACTGGAAGGCCAAGGGGCTCGACTTCTCGAAATTGTTCGTGAAGCAGAAGGAGGAGAAGGGCCAGACCATCTTCCACTCCCAGAGGCAGAACCATTATCTCGAAGCCGTGCTCGATCGCCGCCTGATCGAGAAGGCGCAGTCCGCGCTCGACCGCGGCGCGCCGGTCAAGATCGAGGAGGAGATCAACAACACCGACCGTTCCGCCGGCGCCATGCTGTCGGGCACGGTGGCCAAGATCTACGGCCATGAGGGCCTGCCGCTCGACACCATCCATGTCAGCCTGAAGGGTACCGCGGGACAGGCGTTCGGCGCCTGGCTCGCCAAGGGCGTCACCTTCGAGCTCGAGGGTGAAGGCAACGATTATGTCGGCAAGGGCCTCTCCGGCGGCCGCATCATCGTCAAGCCACCGAGAATCTCCGGCATCGTGCCGGAGGAATCGATCATCGTCGGCAACACCGTGATGTACGGCGCGATCGAGGGCGAGTGCTACTTCCGCGGCATCGCCGGCGAGCGCTTCGCCGTGCGCAACTCCGGAGCCGTCGCGGTGGTCGAGGGCGCCGGCGACCATTGTTGCGAATACATGACCGGCGGCATCGTGGTCGTGCTGGGCAAGACCGGGCGCAACTTCGCGGCCGGCATGTCCGGCGGCATCGCCTATGTGCTCGACGAGGCCGGCGACTTCGCCAAGCTCTGCAACCTCGCGATGGTCGAGCTCGAGCCGGTACTGTCGGAGGAGATGATCAACGAAGGCACCTATCATCACTCCGGCGATCTCGAGTCGCATGGCCGGGTCGACGTGTTCCAGAACCTGCTCGACTCGGACGTCGAGCGGCTGCACGTCCTGATCACGCGTCACGCCAAGCTGACCGGCTCCAAAAAGGCCGCCGACATCCTGGCGGACTGGAAAGCGTGGGCGCCGAAATTCCGCAAGGTGATGCCGGTCGAGTACCGCCGCGCACTGAAGGAAATGAAGGCCAACGCCGACGCCGAGCCGAAGATCGCGATCGGCGCGTAG
- a CDS encoding carboxymuconolactone decarboxylase family protein produces the protein MSRIAPLAPPYAADVQQHFDRIMRGKPPLLLFRVMAGHARAWEKFRGGGLLDRGPLSLRQREIVIDRTCALNACEYEWGVHVTAFGAAATFSEAQVHATVHSSADAACWSPAEQAMLAAVDGLHARATLDDAEFAALSAHYDEDQILEIILLCGFYRTVSYLANALALPLEADAARFPK, from the coding sequence ATGTCACGCATCGCGCCGCTGGCGCCGCCCTATGCGGCGGACGTTCAACAGCATTTCGACCGCATCATGCGCGGCAAGCCGCCGCTGCTGCTGTTTCGCGTGATGGCCGGCCATGCGCGCGCCTGGGAGAAGTTTCGCGGCGGCGGCCTGCTCGATCGCGGGCCGCTCTCCCTGCGCCAGCGCGAGATCGTGATCGACCGCACCTGTGCGCTCAATGCCTGCGAATATGAATGGGGCGTGCATGTCACAGCGTTCGGCGCGGCTGCGACTTTTTCAGAGGCGCAGGTCCATGCCACCGTGCACAGCAGCGCGGACGCAGCGTGCTGGTCGCCGGCCGAGCAGGCGATGTTGGCTGCGGTCGATGGGCTGCATGCGCGCGCGACGCTCGACGACGCCGAGTTCGCGGCGCTGTCGGCGCATTACGACGAGGATCAGATCCTGGAGATCATTTTGCTGTGCGGCTTCTACCGCACGGTGTCGTATCTCGCCAACGCGCTGGCGTTGCCGCTGGAGGCGGATGCGGCAAGGTTTCCGAAGTGA